From the genome of Populus trichocarpa isolate Nisqually-1 chromosome 15, P.trichocarpa_v4.1, whole genome shotgun sequence, one region includes:
- the LOC18105605 gene encoding dihydropyrimidine dehydrogenase (NADP(+)), chloroplastic, whose translation MASLSLTQIRGSNSVTEFTRLRLKTQRGRSKIGFLKVVGSQGQNQGEPDLSVTVNGLHMPNPFVIGSGPPGTNYTVMKRAFDEGWGAVIAKTVSLDAAKVINVTPRYARLRAGANGSAKGQIIGWENIELISDRPLETMLKEFKQLKEEYPDRILIASIMEEYNKAAWEELIDRVEQTGIDALEINFSCPHGMPERKMGAAVGQDCALLEEVCGWINAKATVPVWAKMTPNITDITQPARVSLKSGCEGVAAINTIMSVMGINLKTLRPEPCVEGYSTPGGYSSKAVHPIALGKVMSIAKMMKSEFDLEQYSLSGIGGVETGSDAAEFILVGANTVQVCTGVMMHGYGLVKKLCDELKDFMKMHNFSSIEDFRGASLEYFTTHMDLVRRQQEAIQQRKAIKKGLQSDKDWTGDGFVKETESMVSN comes from the exons ATGGCTTCTTTGAGTTTGACCCAGATCAGGGGGAGCAATTCTGTTACTGAGTTTACTCGGCTCCGTTTGAAAACTCAACGTGGCAGGAGTAAAATCGGGTTCTTGAAGGTGGTGGGTTCTCAAGGACAGAATCAGGGAGAGCCTGATTTGAGTGTCACTGTAAATGGGTTACATATGCCTAACCCGTTTGTTATTGGGTCTGGTCCACCTGGTACCAATTATACTGTCATGAAAAGGGCTTTTGATGAAGGCTGGGGTGCTGTCATTGCTAAAACT GTGTCACTAGATGCAGCGAAAGTTATAAATGTAACTCCTCGATATGCTAGGCTACGAGCTGGTGCAAATGGCTCGGCCAAGGGGCAAATTATTGGTTGGGAGAATATAGAACTCATAAGTGACCGGCCTCTTGAAACAATGTTGAAAGAATTtaagcaattaaaagaagaatatCCTGATAGGATTCTCATTGCTTCAATCATGGAGGAGTATAACAAAGCTGCATGGGAGGAACTTATTGACCGAGTAGAGCAAACTGGAATT GATGCTTTAGAAATCAACTTCTCATGTCCTCATGGTATGCCTGAGCGTAAAATGGGTGCTGCAGTTGGCCAAGATTGTGCATTGTTGGAAGAGGTTTGTGGCTGGATTAATGCAAAAGCTACTGTCCCAGTATGGGCAAAGATGACTCCTAACATCACCGACATAACACAG CCTGCTAGGGTGTCACTAAAATCAGGATGCGAGGGAGTGGCTGCTATTAACACCATCATGAGTGTAATGGGAATAAATCTGAAAACTTTACGGCCAGAGCCTTGCGTCGAAGG ATATTCAACTCCTGGGGGTTACTCTTCCAAAGCAGTCCACCCTATTGCACTTGGGAAAGTAATGAGTATTGccaaaatgatgaaatcagaaTTTGATTTGGAGCAATACTCACTTTCTGGTATTGGAGGTGTTGAGACAGGCAGTGATGCTGCTGAATTTATTCTTGTTGGAGCAAATACAGTTCAG gTATGCACTGGAGTTATGATGCATGGATATGGTCTTGTGAAGAAACTCTGCGATGAGCTGAAGGATTTTATGAAAATGCATAACTTCTCATCAATAGAAGATTTCAGAGG AGCATCTCTCGAGTATTTCACAACGCACATGGATTTGGTGCGCCGGCAACAAGAAGCGATACAACAGAGGAAAGCTATCAAGAAAGGTTTGCAGTCTGACAAAGATTGGACCGGGGATGGTTTTGTGAAAGAGACCGAGAGCATGGTTTCTAACTAA